A genomic window from Alkalihalobacillus sp. AL-G includes:
- a CDS encoding ABC transporter permease, which translates to MIKLIQNEHIKIFNKKSNRILFLILGIICLLLALMVKNLLSSSGSDESFLDYVLFSTNFLILMPFFLIILAGSIVSNEFDWGTIKLLLIRPAQRSKVLLSKYITVLLIGIYILLIYLILAFIFGMLLFGFSDITGDFEILNRLPMLYLNRLIEIEVMATLAFSISTVFRSSVFATGTAIFLVLTGRSFVEVLAHFNIEWGKYVLFANTNLSQFMNGNRPLFEGMTLPFSITILSVYILIFLGGAWLTFCKRDVTV; encoded by the coding sequence ATGATTAAGTTGATTCAAAACGAGCATATAAAAATTTTCAATAAAAAAAGCAATCGAATTTTGTTCTTAATATTAGGAATCATATGCTTATTATTAGCTCTTATGGTGAAAAATCTACTATCATCGTCTGGATCAGATGAAAGCTTTCTCGATTATGTTTTGTTCAGTACAAATTTCCTGATTCTGATGCCGTTCTTTCTTATTATTTTAGCCGGATCGATCGTATCGAATGAATTCGATTGGGGAACGATCAAATTATTACTGATTCGGCCTGCACAACGCTCGAAGGTTCTACTTTCCAAATACATAACGGTTCTATTAATCGGGATATATATTCTCTTGATCTATCTAATACTGGCCTTCATATTTGGAATGCTGTTGTTCGGATTCTCGGACATCACAGGTGATTTTGAAATTTTAAACAGGTTGCCGATGCTATATTTGAATCGTCTCATCGAAATAGAAGTGATGGCTACCCTTGCGTTTTCAATATCAACGGTATTCCGAAGTAGTGTATTTGCAACAGGTACTGCAATTTTCCTTGTTCTAACAGGAAGATCTTTTGTAGAGGTGTTGGCTCATTTCAACATTGAGTGGGGAAAATATGTACTTTTCGCCAATACGAATTTAAGCCAGTTTATGAATGGAAACCGTCCACTTTTTGAAGGGATGACACTTCCATTTTCCATCACGATATTAAGTGTGTACATTCTGATTTTTCTTGGTGGAGCATGGCTGACTTTTTGTAAACGGGATGTAACCGTATAA